The DNA segment TTAATTCCAACCAGGTATCTGTAATGGCTGACGTATTCGTTATTAAATAGTCGTATAAAGCCTTCGTATTGTGTTTCATTCGTTCACCCAGTTCTCTCTCAATTTACATAGTACAATTTTATCATATATTACTTCACGTCGACTAGTTTCCTGGTCGATTTCTACTGTAAACACATGCCTTCGTTACAGCTCTGCAGTCATCTTACATTGTGTATATTTATGAGGACAACTATGTTATCTAATTTCTATCCTTGCTTACTCTACGCATAAAAAATGTCTGAATAGGCATAAATAGCAGGTATGCCACCAGAGTGGATAAATAATATATTATCACTGGCTTTAAAGAAGTCTTTTTGAATTAAATCTATGAGTCCAGCCATCGTTTTCCCCGTATACACAGGGTCAAGCAAAACAGCCTCCGTCCTTGCTAATCGCTTGACTGCCTGTACCATCTCTTTTGTTGGCAAAGCATAGCCTGGTCCGACATATTCATCGAAACAAGTCACAGCTTCACGAGATATCGTTTTATCTAGTCCAATATGAGCAGCGGTATCTCTAGTTAGTTGATATACGAGCTCTTCTTGAAGCTCTTTCCCGCGGCTAATGTTGATTCCGATAACTTTGGTGTTGTCATTCATTCCTTGAAAACCAGTAATTAATCCAGCGTGCATGCCGCCACTACCGCTTGTACATATAACATAGTCAAATTGAACACCTAGTTCTGTAGCTTGTTCGGTAATTTCTTCCGCACATGCTGCGTACCCCAATATCCCCGTCACATTGGATCCACCAACTGGTATGACATAAGGTTTCCGTCCGTCTTTTTTAATTTCATTTGCTGTCTTTTCCATTTCTTCGTATACGTCTGTACCGTTGGGAACAATTTTGATGGATTCAGTTCCCAACAACTGAAATAGAAGAAAGTTGCCATTTGTTTGCGTATCATATTGCGCTTCTATATTCTCTTCTAATATGAGTATACATTTGAGATTTTCCTTCACACACGCAGCTAACGTTAATCGGCAATGATTCGACTGAATTCCCCCAGCCGTAATAATAGTATCTGCACCACTTGCTTGTGCATCTGCTATGAGAAACTCTAGTTTTCTTGTCTTGTTGCCACCCTCTGTTAAACCAAGTAAATCATCCCGTTTAATGAATACTGTAGGTCCATTTAACGAGGTAGAAAAACGGCTTGCTTTTTCAATTGGTGTCGGGAATTGTGTATAGCGATTTCGTGGAAATTTAGTTAAATTCATTTACATATCCCTCCCCCAAATTGCTCGTATCGTATCGTACCTTATTACTCAACTACTAAATTCTTCGGAGTATTACCAGAAATTCCATCTATTAAGTTAGTTGCCGCAAGATGCGCCATTTTCATTCGTGTATTAATAC comes from the Paenisporosarcina antarctica genome and includes:
- the cuyA gene encoding D-cysteate sulfo-lyase, which encodes MNLTKFPRNRYTQFPTPIEKASRFSTSLNGPTVFIKRDDLLGLTEGGNKTRKLEFLIADAQASGADTIITAGGIQSNHCRLTLAACVKENLKCILILEENIEAQYDTQTNGNFLLFQLLGTESIKIVPNGTDVYEEMEKTANEIKKDGRKPYVIPVGGSNVTGILGYAACAEEITEQATELGVQFDYVICTSGSGGMHAGLITGFQGMNDNTKVIGINISRGKELQEELVYQLTRDTAAHIGLDKTISREAVTCFDEYVGPGYALPTKEMVQAVKRLARTEAVLLDPVYTGKTMAGLIDLIQKDFFKASDNILFIHSGGIPAIYAYSDIFYA